The genomic window ATATTGAGATAAACGAAATTATGGTAGGGGCTAATGTTGTTTTTATAAAAATGACTGAAATGGGTAAAGTTAAGCCTGCACATTTAGATAAAACCATTGAATATAGTAAAACTAATATTGTCTCATTAGAGTTTAACGAATCAGGTTTAGTAAAGCATATCCGCCGACATCACGGTTAATGTATGCCTACAAGCATTTCAAGCGGGACTGCTAACAGTTTGCTCGGTTTCGCTTCGCTACACATTTTAGCAAACTATTATCAGCCCCTTAAATGGGCGTTATGTTTCAATCAGAGTATGCAAATTTAAATGGCTCAGTGTAAAAATGCAAGGCCGATATTGTTCCCCTAGAAGTTAAGGTGGCAATGAACAAATCATATTTTGTTTGCCCGGTTTGCAAACATAGAATTAGTAGCTTTAGTCTAAAAGGTTTATTGATCTTTATCGGTGGTGTAATATTGTTATGGGCTGTTCTTTTTATACATCATCACATGACAAATTAACTTTTTAGTGTTGTGTATTTGAAACATAACAAGAAATTAAACAAGGACAAAAAAACAGTTTGCTGTTTTCGTTCCTCAACATTTTAGCCAACAATTTTTTGCCTGTTAATAGGGCGTTGGTATAGTTTTACATTTGAGATTAGTTATATGGAAAAAGTATCAGTAGTTTGTATTTTGTTGTTAGTCACTAGTTGCGCTAAGACCATTCAAGTTCCTAGTAATAAATTAGGAGATTATCCTTCAATTATGGAGATATCATCACCTGACCTTAAAGGGTATATCGCAATTCCTCTAGTTAGCAATAAGGTAGTCGATGTGTCGATTTATAATAATGACACCTGCTCAATTGGAGGAAACAACTATAAAGGTGAAACTTTGGGAGAAGGAACATTAACTCCATCTGATTATGCCCAAAAAGTTTCTATCCCTTCTAATACATGGCTAGTAATTCAATCGGAATCGGAAGAGTTTATGGCGGGGCAATTTTCCCAATGTAAGACAGCGTTAAGGTTTTATAGCGAGATTGGAAAGAATTATATATTTAGATTTAAACCAGGAAAATCTTTTGGCTACCTTACCTGTTCAGGTAGTTTAACAGAAGTTATTGTAAAAGAAGGTATAAAAAAAGAAGTAGAGGTTTCCTCTGTATTACATGGAACTTTAAATTATAAAGGTTTTTGGGAAGGTAATAAATTAGGTGAAAACCTTTGTCAAGGCTCATAAATAGCCTAACAAGCAAATCAACAGGACTAAAACAGTTGGCCGCTGCTCGTACCTCGCTATTTTCGTCCAACAATTTTAGCCCGTTATTTGGGCGTTGAGGCTGTAGAATTTCTCCAAAAGGTACATTTTCAATGTTCCTTTTATTATTTTAAACTTGTTCGTTTTTTAACCTTGCCCCGTGATCTTGTTTGAGATCTAATAGATATTATTCACTGACAGTAAAATGTTATGGCGAACTACAAACCCGATTTATCCTGCCAAAGTAAATTCATTCCCATTGATTTTTCAGTACAAATTGTTCCCGGTACTTTTGAATATGCGCTTGCGCATATTATTGATAATCATCTCGATTTATCAGGTTTTGATGCTTGGTATCATAATGATAAAACAGGTGCTGCGGCATACTCCCCAGCCGTGATGCTAAAAATCATATTGTTTGCCTACGCTCGTGGATATATTAATAGTCGCCGTATCGCTAATGCCTGTGAAACTAACATTACTTTCATGAGTTTATCAGGTGATGCCCAGCCGCACTTTACATCGATTGCCTCATTCGTTGCTCGCATGAAAGACCAAATAGCACCGCTGTTTACACAGGTTTTGATGATTTGTGACAAAGAATGCCTGATTGGTAGGCGCATGTTTTCAATCGATGGCTGTAAAATCAAGTCTAACGCCAGTAAAGAATAGAGTGGCACCATTGAAGAGCTAACGCGTAAAGAGGCTAAGCTGCGCCGAGCCAGTCAACGTATTCTAACGCGGCATCAAGCCCAAGATGGCTTGAATGAAGAATAGGTTGACCATGACCTAAAGCAAAAAGCCAAACTCGATAGTAGCGTAGAGAAAATCCAGCAATTCTTATCATGTAACGAAGATAAAATAGGTAGTCAAGGCAACCCCGTTAAAAGCAATATCACCGATAACGACAGCGCCAAAATGACGACGAGTAAAGGAACCATCCAAGGTTACAACGGTATTGCGATTAACGACGACAAACATTAAATAATCCTTCAAGCGCAAACATGGGGCAGTGTTGGCGAGCAGCAAACCTTAAAACCTGCTGTAGGGCAACTCAAGCAACAACTCAATAACCTAGGTACGCCAGATACCTTTTCCACCGCTAAGTTTACTGCCGACAGTGGTTTTCATAGTGAAGTTAATCTAGCGTATATGGCAAGCACTGGGCTTGATAGTTACATGGCTGACAATGCCTTTATAAGTCGTAATCCACTATTTCAAGTCAGTGAAACCTATCCTTTAGAAAAAGAAAAACGACGATTAAAACGCAGCCAAGGTAAACCTAAACAGTTTAATAAAGATGACTTTTATTTTGATAGAAGTACCAACACCTGTCGTTGCCCAGCGGGCAAAGATATGTGGTTACAGGGTAACAACATTATTATGGTTGGGAAAAGTTACACCCGTTTCACTGGTTATTTAAAAGACTGTAAGGTGTGCCCACTGAGACGGCAATGCATGCGTAAATCGCCAACGAAAACGGGACGACAAGTGCAGTTTGTTAACGAGTGCTCTGCAAACATCATCAGCTACAGTGACAAAATGAAGGTAAAAATAGACAGCAGCGCAGGACGGCGACAGTACAGTAAACGATTGGGTACTATTGAGCCGGTATTCGGTAACATCACAGTTAATAAAGGCATGAATAAATTCACTCTACGGGGACAAGAAAAAGTAAATGCTCAATGGCAAATGTATTGCCTTGTTCATAACATAGAAAAGTTAAGAAATAGCCTGCATTAAGGCGAAAAGCCTTGAATTTCCGCACGAAAAGCGCATCAAAAGCCGAAAGTCAGCTATCACACCATGATCAACGATGTAAAAATAAAAACAATCCAGTTAGAGTATTTTTATTAAAAATACTTTAAAAACGAGTAATTCTACAGGCTCGTTGGGCTCATGGTAATATCAACTAAGGAGTAGTATGAATAAAGTATTGATTGTCTTCGGATTACTTATGCTTACGGGATGAGCACAACTCCAAATAGGACATAAAGAATTTTATAGCCAAGTTTCACCCAAGAAATATCCGTTGACATCAAATGTTATGGTATTTGAATACAGTAATGTTGATCTAAATGAGCTATACGAATTACTTTACTCTGATCTTCTAATTATTGGTAAATCAAGTTTTAACGGTCCATATGAAAATCCAACCCAAGCTTTATTTTATGCTAAATCAATAGGTTCAGACGTTTTTATAACAACGGCTCAATTTAAAGAAACACGAACATCTTTTATGAATATGACAACACTAACATCAAGTACCACTTATATTAGCGGTTATAACGGTAGTGGCTCTGTTTATGGCACGGCAACGACATACGGCACAAAAAAAACTACGATACCTATTCGAGTTAATCGCTTTAATCAAGAAGGGTTTTATCTAAAAAACCTTAATAATATTGACGTTTTGTGGGAAAGAACTATCGATCAATATAAGGAAACTGTTCATAACTCTATTTCTGGTATTTGGGAGAATGGGAGTTACCACATAAATGTATTTCAATCAGGAAAGCAAATTGTTGCATTGACCATTTGAACTCAAGGCTCAAAACAGGCACTCACCGTTACTAGCTATAATGACTTAATTGAACGATAAGCAATGATTTAATATACTTCATTTCACAGATTGTAAAATCATTTAAATTTATAAGTGACTATAGGTATGAAGACAATTGGTAAGCTCGCTAAAGAGTTAGATATAAATGTTGAGACCATAAGGTTTTATGAAAAAAAAGGGCTTGTTTCTCAACCAATAAAGCCAGAAAATGGTTATCGTTTATATAGTAGTGCTATTGCAGACAAGCTTAGGTTTATTGCTAAAGCAAAAGCTCTTGGCTTTACATTAAAGGAAATATCCTCATTAATGTCTATGGAGAATAACTGCGCCCAAGTAGAAAGTCTAGGTTTGCATAAATTAGATATAATTCGAAATAAAATATCTAATTTACAGCGTCTAGAGAGTGTTATTAGTAAAATGACTAATTCATGTAAAACCAATCAAGACCAATACTCTTGCCCTATTATTGACTCATTAAAGTAATTGTTGACTCCGTATCTATATACGGAGTTTATCGTGATTATAAATTACTTAGGAATGATTCTATATGATAAACAAATTACTCGATAAAGTTGGCTCTGGTGGGGTTTGGATAGCAGCTCTTAGTTGTACTGCCTGTTTTCCTGCATTAGGCTCTTTGGCATCAGCACTTGGCTTGGGATTTTTTTCGTCTTTTGAAGGCGTTGCAGTAAATACTTTACTACCTATTTTCGCTACCCTTGCGTTACTCGTAAATATATATAATTGGTATCGCAATAAAAGCCATTTAAGAGGTGCTTTAAGTATTCTTGGTCCTACAGCTGTTTTACTAACACTATATCCTCTTTGGCAATATGGTTGGAGTACCTATTTATTCTACTTTGGCATAAGTTTAATGGTCGTAATGTCAGTATTAGATATTGTAAAACCTATAAAGGATCGAATATGCAAAGTATAAAATTAAACTCAACAATAACTTGTCCTGAGTGTGGTCATAGTAAAACAGAAAAAATGCCAACCAATGCCTGTCAGTGGTTCTATGAATGTGAATCATGCAAAGTATTATTACAGCCTTTAAAAGGTGATTGCTGCGTTTTCTGTTCTTATGGAACTGTTAAATGCCCACCAATTCAAGAAGGACAAGATTGCTGTAATAGCTAACCGTCTATGTCTGCTGTGGTGTAATTTTTGCCAGTAATGAGAGAATTATTGGTTCGGTCAAATCTATGTATTCTGAAATACCTATAGTTGACGTAACTATTTGAAATAGCTTAATGTCAGCTTAGTAACAAACAGTTGGTTGTTGAAAGCATAATAATTATATTGGATAAAAATGATAAAATTTAAAAAGTTATTAATTTCTTTACTAGGGTTTAGTTTTTCGATGGCAACTCATGCTAATTCTTTATGTCATAGCTCATGCACCTTTGTTTTAAAAAGTGAACAGTCTGGTGAATACAGCATTATAAATCCCGAAAGAGCTGTTAAGCGAATGACACCTTGGTCAACATTCAAAATTCCACATTCCCTTATAGCTTTAGATACAGGCGTCATTAAAAATACTGAAGTAGAGCTTACTTTTGATATAGCGGATTATCCAATTCGAAAGTGGTGGCCTAAAACTTGGTATGAAGCACCTATTTCTTTAAGGGAGGCTTATAAGTATTCGGCAGTTCCTATCTATCAAGATACAGCAAGTCAAATTAATAAAAAGAGAATGAGTCAATACTTAGCTAATTTTCAATATGGTAATCAAGATATATCATCAGGTATTGATAATTTTTGGTTGAATAAAAGTATAAAAATAAGTGCTAAAGAACAAGTCGACTTCCTCCAACGCTTATATAATCATAAGTTAGCAGTATCGAAAAATTCATTGATGCAGTTAAAAGACATCATGTTAGCTGAATCTACCGAAGATTATAAACTATATGCCAAAACGGGAGCTGGTGGGGGCGCTAAAGATAAGGCCCTAGGCTGGTATGTAGGGTTTATTGAAACCAAGAAAGACACTTATTATTTTGCTTTAAATATTGATGGCAAGTCTTTCAAAGAGGTCATCAAAACTCGAATTGATGCTGCAAAAGAGCAATTATCGTTAGCGGGTATAATATAATTTAATAATCACATAACCACTTCAGAATAAAATGCCCTGTTGGTACTAAGCTAGTGTTCGTTTTATGATGAATGTCGGCAAGTGGTATTGTTAACTGTCAAGATGAAGGTAGCTCAAAGTTTAATGAACACTAAAAATAGCTCAGGAAACTATTGATGTTAACTATATCGTATCTTTGCTGTCGTTAGGTATTAGTTGAGCCTTAGGGCAACTGCTAGCCCACGCTGTGTGATAACTCTCAGCTTACAATTTTTATGCAACGCTACGTAAATTCAAAGGTAGTTTGACGCCAAACTTATTGCAGATTTAAATCTACAGAGCATTTTTTCGTTGATATTTCCGAATTACGCAAGTTCAAAATAGTTTTCACACAGCCTGAGCCAAAAGCGGACATTCGATTAACAGTATTTTAGGTATTAAATTTTTATGAGTCTACGCTTTGGGGGGCACATACCGCCTTAGAATTTATGATCCCTTTGTGCGCAGTACTGACTTTAGCAATAAGATTTTTTTGCAATATATTTTCTAATGAATTATTCAGGCCATATTACTGGAAGTATCAGTAATAAACCAAAATCAATGCAAGTCATGACGAAAGTTAAAGTTACGACCTGTAAGTCTTTGAAATAATATCTGAATTAACATCAGTTAAATAAAACTTATGGGGCGGAATTACTGAAAAATCAGCCATGATAAGCGTTAGTTTGCCAAATAACTTCACCTTCGACTATAGTTATTACTCCATAAAGAAAAGGAGATAAATAATGCCAAAATATGTAATCGAGAGAGAAATTGAAGGTGCAGGAAAGTTATCATCATATGATCTTAAAGGGATATCACAAAAATCCTGTAATGTTTTAGATGAATTGGGTTCAAAGGTTCAATGGGTTCATAGCTATGTTACAGATAATAAAATCTATTGCGTTTATATAGCACCAGATGTTTTATCTGTTCAAAAACACGCGGATATGGGCGGTTTTCCTGCTAACTCTATCTCGGAAGTTAGGAGTATCATTGATCCAACAACATCTGAGTAAATGGTAAACTATAAGTCGTTAAAGCAACAAATAACGGTTGGCTTTGTTCATGCGTCGCTTATTTTAGCTAACATATTATTTGCCTCTGAACGAGGCGTTGAGGCTGTAGAATAACTAATTCAGCCAAAACTGCTAATGTTTTACTCCTGTATCGCGTTGTAGACGATTAATTCGATATAGGTCATGCATTTAGTCCCCTATTTTATGGGGTGATTTATAATAAAAAAGTTATTCTACAAGCTCGTTATGTTCGACAAAAATTCAGAGCGACTATTACATAAAATATCTAACTATGATGGGCGAGGATGAGTAGATGATTCAGTTTTTGGATGTTATTGAAAGCAGAGAACAGTTTAGAGAGTTAATGGGAGAGCCAAGTGAGAAAGTTACTCGCAAAACGCTCGGTAAATTAGATAACCATTGCCAAAATTTCATTAGTCGATCACCTTTTATAATATTAACTTCAGCAGATTCTTCTGGCAATCAAGATGTTTCACCAAAAGGCGACCCCGCCGGCTTTGTCATGATACTCGATGAAAATACGATCGCAATTCCAGATCGACCCGGAAATCGTAGAGCCGATACCTTTGAGAATATTTTGCAAAATCCTAATGTGGGCATCATTTTCCTTGTCCCTGGAAAAACAGAAACTCTTAGGATAAGTGGTACTGCTAAGATCGTAAGAGATGAAAAATTAAGAACATCGATGTCAATTAAAGGTCGCTTACCAGACTTTGCATTAGTTATTGAAGTGAAGGAAGCCTTTTTTCATTGCTCTAAATGCATGATTCGATCAAAATTGTGGAAATATGAAGAGTGGGCAAATCTCGACGGTTTGCCTCTTTTAGCAGAGACAATGGTGGATGCTGGAAAGTTGGACCTTTCTGTTGAAGAAATGCACCAAATTGTATTGAATGATGAAAACGAACGTTTGTACTAGCTAGATCGGAACATAACAACAAAATCGACAAGGACTCTGATCTGTGTGAAAACTCCCGAAGGAAAAATTTTATGCAACGCTACGTAAATTAATAGGTAGCTTTAAATTAAATATAATACAGAATTTAATCTAAAGAACCTTTTTCCGTTGGTTTTAACCAATTACTCAAGTTTGAAATAGTTTTCACACAGGCTGGGCTAGTTGAACATGTCTCTAATGATCACTAGCTTGATGTTAATAAAGATACGAATATAGTCGTTTCACTATTTCGTTTTTATGACTTTTTGGTGCTGACATTTATTTCAACTAGTAGTGCAATACTTTTTCTAATACTTCTTGTGCTTTAAATGGAAATAAATATTAGTTTACTGATACTTTGAGCTCCGACACTATTAGAACTTAATTGATCAGTGATACTAGCAATTTTCTATACATCGATTAACAAATCGGTTAAAATTTTTTAGCATCAGTTGAAAAAGGCAAACTAGGTTAAAGTCTAGGACGCAAAGCCAACGGTCTAAGGAAATTTAGCAATTTTTTTCTATGATAGCGTAGCTACCGACACTGGAGTATTGAATAATTAACACTCACTTCAATATCCTCCTTTTAAAATGATTGACATAATCGTCCCTGTTTCAGCATGCACCCTTAATTAACTATTTAATAATTAGTGAGAAAATCATGTGTGATGAACAAAAAAGATATTATACCGCCAATTGGATCGTAAAATTTGAAAACAAAAGTTTTGTGCCTGGTGTAAATGGCCCCCTCTTTATTTAACAAACGCTGAAGCCATACCATTATTAAAGCTAGGTGCTATTTTTGAAGTAAAAAATAGTAATAAACTTCTATCCAACTCAAGGTGTGTCCAATGAACACAATAAAACAATTTATCATCGTGATTTTTATCACTTTGGCTGTTTGTAGTTGTAGCTCAGATACCGAAGATACTGCTGAAAGTGTTGGGATAGCGTTTTTCGATGCTCTTTATAATCAAAAAGACATAAAAAAAACGACTGCTTTATGTACTCCTATTTTTGCCAAAGAAATTAATAAATACATAACGACTAAAAATGCAGCCCGACGTTTATTCAATATGTCATTTGATTCAGTTAAAATTGATGCTGCATTAGGGGATTTAAAAGTTAGAGAAGACTTCGTAAATTCAGGAAGTTTGACATTCTTATTTACTGGTGTCCGCAACGGAAAAATATATAAAGAATTAAAAAAAATTAAGCTAATTAAGAAAGGAAATACATGGTTGGTAGATCAAATATTGAAAGATCCCATGCCTAGATAAATAAGCATATAACCGACTAAAACTATAAGAGTACCTTTATAAGATCTAATCCAAACCACTGTTTCGATTCTAATGTCTAATGTCTCGAATGTTGCAAAAGTTAGAGTTATAAGTTGGGAAGTTACCGTCGCCTATGAGCTTAAAGCTCACAACAGACCATACTTAGTTCTCCTTTAATAATGGAGAACTATCATGTTACCTTTAACAATCCCTCCTTCAACATCAGAAGGTCCGACCTTTAACTGGGCACTTTTATTTGGTCCTTCGTTTAACTTATTTCCTATCCGCCACAGGAATCATTATATGTGCATAATCGGTTTTCCCCCACATCACATAAGGACCTCCTGCTTGGGGATCATTGGTGATGCCCTTAAGAGCAGCTTTAGGCACAATGATCATCAGGTGCGGTCCTTCCTTAATAAAGTCGGGCGCATTCATATGGTCTGCGTGGTAGGGGGTGGAATTTGACACGCCTCCATCGCCCTGTAACATATAGGAAAACCCCATTTTGGTTGCCGTGAAAGGGGCTTTAGTGCCCACTGCGCCCATCATTTCCATCCACACCGCATCGTTGCACATTGGCGCATTGTCATCGGGCATGGTTTCCGGCAAGCAAATCCAGTCGTTGCTTCCTTCTACGAGAATTTCTCCACGATACATTATTGTGGCATTGGCACTAATCATGGATGGTGCTGCGGATCTGGCTTTCGTGATCAGGATATTGTTATCGGCTGCTTGGACTGTGCCAGCAATCAAGAGTACAGCAGTGGTAATTAAAATTTTCTTTTTATTTAGCTGGAACATCAGCATTCTCCTTGGTTAAGTTCATATAAAGAGTAGAACACATTTCTTGTTTTTGCTTAAAAATCGAACAACTGAACTAACAATAATAAAAATACAAGATTTTTAGAACGATTGTAATTGTTTAAAACATGCTGTCGGTGATATCACCGACAGCAATGAGCTTGTAGGATGCATATACGCATCGACACTGATTTTTCATTACCCTAACTGGCTCCTGAGCCACACAGCGGTCGTTCACGTAATTGTATTGGCATGAATTCAAAGTGCGTTAAACAGAAGTTATCAGAAAAAAATTCTACACTAGATTTTAGACAAATTTTACTATAGATACATGATTACTTTTATCACACTGAAGACTTTAGGATTTGGGAATTTATACTGAAAAGTTTTGTATTTTTTGGCTAGCTGAAGTGATCTCTAATGATCACTAGCTTAATGTTAACAAAGATACGAATATAGTCCTTTTGGTCTGAATAAACCTATAATTAGGGTATTCAGATCATGTACCTATTTCATACGAATATTGATACGATATCATTTCGATGGTCACCGCTTTACTTTGATGTCATAGGTATGCCTTAACTTAAAAACGAATACTCAGGCTTGTGTAAACGCTATCTATATTGCTTTCGAAGAGCTTTGGCATAAATGCTGACAATAAAATTCATTATGGATTAATTAATAAATTAGTAGCGTTTACTTTACTAACGACAGCTCCAAGACTTAAAGCAGTCATTAGCGTCCATGATTCCCTTATGACTTTTGCTCCGACAAATAACTAAACATCAATAGCTTCTTAGGCTGTTTTCAGTTTCAGAAGTAGTAGACTTACCTTTTTCCTGATAGACAACTAAGTCACCATTGGCGACAGTTACTTCTGAATTATTAACGGTCACTTAGTGCACGGTTTCATTAAGCTAGGAGCTCCGAATGATTTATCCAACAGAAACTCGACTCTGTTTTTGTTATTTGATTTCCACCAGTATAGGGCTTTTTCAGTTCACTGAAATACACGTTACTTTAGCTCTGAATAATGTTTGTTATACCAAAGACTACAACCTTATTCAGGCTACGTAAATCAAATGGGGGGTCTCCAATTGAGTTTGGATAGTTAAAAGTAAATGTATCTTATATCGCTTGACCAGAACAATTCTACAATTTATTATATTTTTGATATATCTCAAATGTTGTAGAGCATATTAAAAAATTTAATATAGTTAATGTAAATATCTTTTTATTAGTAATTATTTTTACTACTATCCTTTTATCGTCCGCGGATAGTATAGCCTCGAGTACAAACTCTGTAATTGACACTCCTAATATTTCTTTTGATAGTTCGCAGGCCGCAGCTCTCACATTTAATCAACGCTCTCAGCACGGGCAGGAATATTTAATTGAAAACCAAAAGTTTCAGGCCAGATATTCTGCCGAGGGCTGGATGTTTGTACCTGACGATGGCGGGCCTCAATGGCATTGGAAATTAGTCGCCACTAATGCGTCAGATAAATTAGACTTTAATGCAAAACCAGAGGCATACGGATTAAGGGATATTCGATACCATCGTGGCGCTATTATTGAACAATACATTGCCAAGCCACAGGGTATGGAACAACAGTTTTTGATCACGTCTCCTCTTGATTTAAACGGGCAGGCGTTGCAGATAGAGGGAGAGATTGAAGCTGATGGTTTATTTGTTGAGACTTCTCATGGGTGGTTATGGCAAAACTCAAATGGTGTTGTGAGCCTGGGTGATGTTACCGTTATTGATGCCGATGGGCAACATTTATCAGCTTATATGGAAGTTACATCAAATCATACTCGAATAGTGGTTGATGCCAAAGATTTAGCGACCGCTGCTTATCCTGTTTTAATTGATCCAGAAGTTGGAACTAATGATTTCAGAATTAGCACTATGGGGCCTGATGGTTCTGCTGGTTATACTGCTGATAACCCTGCTGTTGCCTACAACAGTAGTTTAAATGAGTATTTAGTAGTTTGGGAAGGCGATGATGATACCGTCCCACTAGTTGACGAAGAAATAGAAATATTTGGCCAACGCATAAATGCTGAAACAGGAGCGCTTGTCGGCTCCCGCATAAGAATCAGTGAAATGGGGCCTGACGGTGATACCACATACAGAGCAAACACTCCTACTGTGGCCTACAGTAGTGCCGAAGATGAATATCTTGTTTGTTGGAGTGGTGATGATGATAGCGCGTCTAAAGTTAATGAAGAGATTGAAATTCACTGTAATTATGTTGTCGCTGCAACAGGAACTACGCCATTCTTCCCCATTATATATTCAGATATGGGCACTGATGGCAATACAAATTACTCTGCATTCAACCCTGATGTTACTTATAACGCAATCAATAACGAGTATCTATTAGTTTGGGAGGGAAGTGACAATACAGGAATTTTGGTAGCAAGTGAATTTGAGGTTTACGGTCAAAGAATATTAAGTACCACAGGCGCAGAAATTGGTAGCAATGACTTTCGCATAAGTGATATGGGTAATGATGGAGATGCTGACTTTGATGCGCTAAGACCAGCCGTTAGCCACAATGAAATTAATAATGAATATTTAGTTGTATGGGGTGGTGAAAATCAGGGGCTAGTTGATGAATGGGAAATTTATGGTCAACGAATTGATGGTGCATCGGGCACTGCTATGGGTACTAATGAGTTAGGCATCAATGACTTTCGCATAAGTGATATGGGGACTGATGGTTCAACGTTATTTTCTGGATTTGAACCAGATATTGCTTTTAACCGTTTTAATAATGAATACCTTGTTGTTTGGGAAGGTGAAGATAATACCGGCACATTAGTCAGTGGTGAGTTTGAAATTTTTGGTCAGAGATTATTAGGGGAAACGGCTGCTGAAACTGGTACGAATGACTTTAGAATTAGCGATATGGGGACCGATGGAAATACAAGCTTTGAAACTTTCGGCGCAAGTGTTTCATATAATAAAGTTAATAATGAATATTTAGTGGTTTGGAGTGGAGAAGACAATACCGGTTTGTTAGTTGATGGTGAGTTTGAGATTTATGGGCAACGCTTAATTGCTAGTAGTGGTGTTGAAGTTGGCACCAATGATTTCAGGATCAGCGACATGGGAACTGATGGAGATGCCGATTTTGATGCTTTAAATAAGGCTATAGCATACAACCCAGAGAATAATGAGTATCTAGTAGTTTGGGAAGGTGAAAACCAGATTCTGATCAGTGAGTTTGAAATTTATGGTCAACGAATAGAGATAAACTTGGGATTGGTTTTAAACGAAATAGATTATGATCAACCGGGCTCGGATAATAACGAGTTTATTGAATTAAAAAATACCGGTGATGCTGGTATCGATTTAAGTGTTTTTTCGGTTGAGCTTTTTAATGAAAGCAGCAACTCGGTTTATAAAACGTTTACATTACCATCAGTCATACTCGCAGCAGGTGATTATTATGTGATATGTGGAAATTCAACCAGAGTCAGTAATTGTGATCAAGATGATGTCACGGATATCGACTTGATTCAAAATGGATCCCCAGATGCCGTCGCTTTGAAGTGGGATACAACAATTGTCGATGCCGTTAGTTATGAGGGTGATAGCACCGCGCCTTATTTAGAAAATACCGGTGTAGGCATACTTGATGACCCTACGATGAATTCTGGTGGTATTGGTCGAATTCCAGATGGTAATGATACCAATGATAATGCAACGGATTGGTTATTTAGTTGTGTAACACCTGGTACCGATAATCTTAATGTAACAACAGACTGCAATGTAGCTTCAGTTTTAACAATAGCTGGTGCTAATTTGAGTTATGAAGAAGGTGATGGTGCGGTTGTTATTGCCGCTTTAACTACCGCTACCGATTATGACTCAGCAGCTTTTGATTCTGGTGATTTTACCATTGATATTACTTCAAATGGTACGGCAAATGATCGCTTATCAATTATTAATGTTGGCA from Colwellia sp. PAMC 20917 includes these protein-coding regions:
- the merC gene encoding organomercurial transporter MerC, which codes for MINKLLDKVGSGGVWIAALSCTACFPALGSLASALGLGFFSSFEGVAVNTLLPIFATLALLVNIYNWYRNKSHLRGALSILGPTAVLLTLYPLWQYGWSTYLFYFGISLMVVMSVLDIVKPIKDRICKV
- a CDS encoding MerR family transcriptional regulator — translated: MKTIGKLAKELDINVETIRFYEKKGLVSQPIKPENGYRLYSSAIADKLRFIAKAKALGFTLKEISSLMSMENNCAQVESLGLHKLDIIRNKISNLQRLESVISKMTNSCKTNQDQYSCPIIDSLK
- a CDS encoding DUF4242 domain-containing protein; this translates as MPKYVIEREIEGAGKLSSYDLKGISQKSCNVLDELGSKVQWVHSYVTDNKIYCVYIAPDVLSVQKHADMGGFPANSISEVRSIIDPTTSE
- a CDS encoding MSMEG_1061 family FMN-dependent PPOX-type flavoprotein produces the protein MIQFLDVIESREQFRELMGEPSEKVTRKTLGKLDNHCQNFISRSPFIILTSADSSGNQDVSPKGDPAGFVMILDENTIAIPDRPGNRRADTFENILQNPNVGIIFLVPGKTETLRISGTAKIVRDEKLRTSMSIKGRLPDFALVIEVKEAFFHCSKCMIRSKLWKYEEWANLDGLPLLAETMVDAGKLDLSVEEMHQIVLNDENERLY
- a CDS encoding penicillin-binding transpeptidase domain-containing protein; this encodes MIKFKKLLISLLGFSFSMATHANSLCHSSCTFVLKSEQSGEYSIINPERAVKRMTPWSTFKIPHSLIALDTGVIKNTEVELTFDIADYPIRKWWPKTWYEAPISLREAYKYSAVPIYQDTASQINKKRMSQYLANFQYGNQDISSGIDNFWLNKSIKISAKEQVDFLQRLYNHKLAVSKNSLMQLKDIMLAESTEDYKLYAKTGAGGGAKDKALGWYVGFIETKKDTYYFALNIDGKSFKEVIKTRIDAAKEQLSLAGII
- a CDS encoding GDCCVxC domain-containing (seleno)protein, yielding MQSIKLNSTITCPECGHSKTEKMPTNACQWFYECESCKVLLQPLKGDCCVFCSYGTVKCPPIQEGQDCCNS